DNA sequence from the Brachyspira sp. SAP_772 genome:
AATTTAGAAGAGTTAAAAAAAATAAGTAAAAAAGATTTTCTATTATCATTAGTATCAGGCATAGCATTGGCAGGTCATTATTCATTATGGTTYCAATCTTTAAAATATACTTCAGTTGCAAGCTCTACCGTAATAGTAACGCTTCAGCCATTATTTTCTATAGTAGCAGGTTATTTTATTTTTAAAGAGAGATATAC
Encoded proteins:
- a CDS encoding EamA family transporter, which encodes MGKSIFLFVGVTALSMSAIFARLANAPSSITAFYRLLFSFIIILPILLIXNLEELKKISKKDFLLSLVSGIALAGHYSLWFQSLKYTSVASSTVIVTLQPLFSIVAGYFIFKERYT